Genomic window (Dolosigranulum savutiense):
TCATCATCACGTTGATGGAATTTCGTTTCCCCACAAACGTCACACACCCCTTCTTCTTTCGGAGTGTTGTATAGTTTATGGTATGTTTCTCCACAATTAGAGCAAATAAAGCGACCCGTTAATCGTTCCATTAAGATACTTTTATCTACTTTAATGTAGATAGCTGCATCTAATTGACGATTTTGGTTTGATAAAATCTGCTCAAGAACTTCAGCTTGCGGAATGGTTCGCGGAAATCCATCGAGTAAGAAGCCATCTGTTGTGTCATCTTCATCTAATCTCTCAGCCACAATGCCATTAGTTACTTCATCAGGAACAAGATCGCCAGCATCCATGAAGCTTTTTGCCTTCTTACCGAGCGGCGTTTCATTTTTCA
Coding sequences:
- a CDS encoding adenylate kinase yields the protein MNLYLLGLPGAGKGTQASRIQEALDIPHISTGDMFRAAMKNETPLGKKAKSFMDAGDLVPDEVTNGIVAERLDEDDTTDGFLLDGFPRTIPQAEVLEQILSNQNRQLDAAIYIKVDKSILMERLTGRFICSNCGETYHKLYNTPKEEGVCDVCGETKFHQRDDDKPETVKRRIEVNEEQTNALADFYQEKGILRIIDGQQSPDDVFADIQQILD